A part of Salmo trutta chromosome 15, fSalTru1.1, whole genome shotgun sequence genomic DNA contains:
- the LOC115148730 gene encoding Meckel syndrome type 1 protein-like isoform X1 has protein sequence MADGCSTDTGEATYCSRDAVKNLTIKIHIQRFTSTAALSQHLQQQVLTQQERGGIELDTLNSQAQSAGDDDEEQLVVGWQEKLFSQSESVYQTPLERQYHTEIMALERTRGRRNRRIFTYTDSDCYTNWEGDSQSMVRQVKSNPTFLAHRMANVRHRRQDRQPVDSTFPKSRLITWEPSEDFVKTSHVVNTPVQTMHIMGDLGPPGKLGQKEKECLLCTIRADGYGVITTKPDFNKVVSLAKISAINQRD, from the exons ATGGCAGACGGCTGCAGCACCGACACCGGAGAGGCTACCTATTGTTCCCGAGATGCTGTTAAAAACCTTACAATTAA GATCCATATTCAGAGATTCACCTCCACAGCAGCCCTCTCCCAACACCTTCAGCAGCAGGTTTTGACTCAACAGGAGAGGGGAGGCATTGAGCTGGACACCCTCAACTCACAGGCTCAATCAg CCGGAGATGATGATGAGGAGCAGTTGGTGGTAGGCTGGCAGGAGAAGCTGTTCAGTCAG AGTGAGTCAGTATACCAGACTCCACTGGAGAGACAGTACCACACAGAGATCATGGCTCTGGAGCGGACCAGGGGCAGACGGAACCGCAGGATTTTCACCTACACCGATTCTGACTGCTACACCAATTGGGAAGGG GATTCCCAGAGTATGGTGAGGCAGGTCAAGTCCAACCCTACCTTCCTGGCACATAGGATGGCCAATGTCAGACACAGACGACAGGACAGACAGCCAGT TGACAGCACCTTCCCCAAGTCCAGGCTGATTACCTGGGAGCCCTCGGAGGACTTTGTGAAGACCAGCCACGTGGTCAACACACCTGTACAGACCATGCACATCATGGGGGACCTGGGACCACCGGGCAA ACTTGGCCAAAAGGAGAAGGAATGCTTGTTGTGCACGATAAGAGCAGATGGATATGGAGTGATTACCACCAAACCAGACTTCAACAAAGTTGTTTCATTAGCAAAG
- the LOC115148730 gene encoding Meckel syndrome type 1 protein-like isoform X2, whose protein sequence is MADGCSTDTGEATYCSRDAVKNLTIKIHIQRFTSTAALSQHLQQQVLTQQERGGIELDTLNSQAQSAGDDDEEQLVVGWQEKLFSQSESVYQTPLERQYHTEIMALERTRGRRNRRIFTYTDSDCYTNWEGDSQSMVRQVKSNPTFLAHRMANVRHRRQDRQPVDSTFPKSRLITWEPSEDFVKTSHVVNTPVQTMHIMGDLGPPGKLGQKEKECLLCTIRADGYGVITTKPDFNKVVSLAKESLGKN, encoded by the exons ATGGCAGACGGCTGCAGCACCGACACCGGAGAGGCTACCTATTGTTCCCGAGATGCTGTTAAAAACCTTACAATTAA GATCCATATTCAGAGATTCACCTCCACAGCAGCCCTCTCCCAACACCTTCAGCAGCAGGTTTTGACTCAACAGGAGAGGGGAGGCATTGAGCTGGACACCCTCAACTCACAGGCTCAATCAg CCGGAGATGATGATGAGGAGCAGTTGGTGGTAGGCTGGCAGGAGAAGCTGTTCAGTCAG AGTGAGTCAGTATACCAGACTCCACTGGAGAGACAGTACCACACAGAGATCATGGCTCTGGAGCGGACCAGGGGCAGACGGAACCGCAGGATTTTCACCTACACCGATTCTGACTGCTACACCAATTGGGAAGGG GATTCCCAGAGTATGGTGAGGCAGGTCAAGTCCAACCCTACCTTCCTGGCACATAGGATGGCCAATGTCAGACACAGACGACAGGACAGACAGCCAGT TGACAGCACCTTCCCCAAGTCCAGGCTGATTACCTGGGAGCCCTCGGAGGACTTTGTGAAGACCAGCCACGTGGTCAACACACCTGTACAGACCATGCACATCATGGGGGACCTGGGACCACCGGGCAA ACTTGGCCAAAAGGAGAAGGAATGCTTGTTGTGCACGATAAGAGCAGATGGATATGGAGTGATTACCACCAAACCAGACTTCAACAAAGTTGTTTCATTAGCAAAG
- the LOC115148730 gene encoding Meckel syndrome type 1 protein-like isoform X3, with protein sequence MADGCSTDTGEATYCSRDAVKNLTIKIHIQRFTSTAALSQHLQQQVLTQQERGGIELDTLNSQAQSAGDDDEEQLVVGWQEKLFSQSESVYQTPLERQYHTEIMALERTRGRRNRRIFTYTDSDCYTNWEGDSQSMVRQVKSNPTFLAHRMANVRHRRQDRQPVDSTFPKSRLITWEPSEDFVKTSHVVNTPVQTMHIMGDLGPPDLAKRRRNACCAR encoded by the exons ATGGCAGACGGCTGCAGCACCGACACCGGAGAGGCTACCTATTGTTCCCGAGATGCTGTTAAAAACCTTACAATTAA GATCCATATTCAGAGATTCACCTCCACAGCAGCCCTCTCCCAACACCTTCAGCAGCAGGTTTTGACTCAACAGGAGAGGGGAGGCATTGAGCTGGACACCCTCAACTCACAGGCTCAATCAg CCGGAGATGATGATGAGGAGCAGTTGGTGGTAGGCTGGCAGGAGAAGCTGTTCAGTCAG AGTGAGTCAGTATACCAGACTCCACTGGAGAGACAGTACCACACAGAGATCATGGCTCTGGAGCGGACCAGGGGCAGACGGAACCGCAGGATTTTCACCTACACCGATTCTGACTGCTACACCAATTGGGAAGGG GATTCCCAGAGTATGGTGAGGCAGGTCAAGTCCAACCCTACCTTCCTGGCACATAGGATGGCCAATGTCAGACACAGACGACAGGACAGACAGCCAGT TGACAGCACCTTCCCCAAGTCCAGGCTGATTACCTGGGAGCCCTCGGAGGACTTTGTGAAGACCAGCCACGTGGTCAACACACCTGTACAGACCATGCACATCATGGGGGACCTGGGACCACCGG ACTTGGCCAAAAGGAGAAGGAATGCTTGTTGTGCACGATAA